ACCGAGATGCGGCTGACGGCCTTGGGATCGGGCTCCGCGCCGCGCCGGATGCGCTTGGCCATCTCAGTTTCGATTCCGCCCGGGCAGATGCAATTCACGCGGATGTTGTAGCGGGCGTATTCGAGCGCCGCGACGCGCGTCATCGCGATCACTCCGGCCTTCGCCGCGCAGTAAGCCGCTCCGCCGCGCACCGCGACGAGTCCCGCGATCGACGCCTGGTTGATAATCGAGCCGCCCTGCCCCGCTTCGACCATCGGCGGCAACGCGTACTTCATGCCGAGGAACACTCCGCGCAAGTTGATCGCGATCACACGATCGAACTGCTCGGCCGTCATCTTGCCGACGTAAGCGGACTCGCCTTCGATTCCGGCATTGTTGAAAACCACGTTGGGAGGACCGAAGCGTTTCATCGTCGCCTCGACCATCTGCGCCGCATCTTTCTCGACCGATACGTCGGCGCGAATCGCGATGGCCTGGCCGCCGATCTTTTCGATATCCGCGACCGTGTCGGCTGCGCCTTTCTCGTTCAGATCGACCGCGGCAATCTTCGCGCCTTCGCGCGCGAACAACCGCGCAGTCGCGCGGCCCATTCCCGATCCCGCCCCCGTGATGATCGCAACCTTTCCGTCCAGCTTCATGATGATTCCTCTTTCAGGCCGCGGCTTTCGCGGGTGTGAACGTAACCGGCAGATGCTTTATCCCGGCGAGCTGGTTCGAGCGCAGCTTCTCCACGGGTCCGGCGGGCGCCATGTCGGGCATGCGCCGCAGCAATTCACTGAGCATCACACGCATCTCGAGCCGCGCGAGATTCGCGCCGATGCAAAAATGTTCGCCGTAACCGAACGCGAGGTGATCGTTGGGCTGGCGCGTCATGTCGAACCGGTAAGGATCCTCAAAAACTTCTTCATCGCGATTGCCCGAGGGATTCCACAGCACGACCCGATCGCCTTTGCGAATCGTTTTATCCCGGATCTCGACGTCGCGGGTCGCGGTGCGCATGATGTGTGTGATCGGCGAAGTCCAGCGGAGGATTTCCTCGATCGCCCTGGGCAGCAGCGAGGCGTCGCGCGCCAGCCGCTCGCGATCGTCGGGGCGTTGCATCAACGCCTCCATCCCGCCGGTGAGCGCATTTCTGGTTGTCTCCTGCCCACCGAGAATCAGCAGAAAACAGTTGAAGAGCACCTCAACGTCGGTAAGGCGATCGCCTTCGATCTCGCCATGGACCAGCGCGCTCACGAGATCGTCGCCGGGATTCTTGCGGCGCTCACCGACGAGTTTCATGAAGTAGTTGAAGGTATCGCGTTGCGCCTGGGCTCCCGTTTTCTGCGCCGATCCATCGACCTGGTACTCGGGATCGTCGCTGCCGAGAGTCATGTTGCCGAGCTCGAACATTAGACCCCAGTCCTCGCGCGGCACCGCTAGCATCTCGCAGATGACCGCGGTCGGCAGCCGCGCAGCCACATCGACGACCAGGTCGCAATTTCCGCGCTCGGCGACCGCATCGATGATCTCAGTCGTAATCGCGCGGACGTGAGGCTCGTGCGGCGCCAGCGCTTTCGGCGTGAAGCGCCGATTCAGCATCTGACGCATCCGGCCGTGGCGCGGCGGATCGGTCGTGATCATCATCTGCCCGAAACCAAATTCCATCCGCGGCTGATTGGGATCGGGCGTCTCGACGAAGCTGAGGACGATTCCGCCCTCCGAGCTGAACGTGAGGGGATCGCGATAAACGCGCTGCGCGTCGCCATGTTTGGTTATCGACCAGAAGCCTCTACGGTTGCGGCGCTCGGTCCAATGCACCGGATCGGTGACACGAAGTTCCTTCCAGAGTGCGTGCGGGTCTCCGGAAACGAAGAAGTCGAGATTGGTAAGATCGAAGTCGTTCACCATGGCGTGCGCCTCCTGTGCGTTCGATCGCCGCGCGCGTGGCAACGCCGCGGCCGCACTCAGACCGTCTGAGGTAATCAGCCACGCAACGCCCCTCGTCGTCAAACCTCGCGACGTCCCGCCGCAATTGGCAGCGCGGTTTGAAAATTCGTCTCCGGTGACTGATTGATAGAACTATCAATGTTAATTGACAAACTTATCAATCATTGATAGCAATCGATTCGATGGCTGCTCGTCGACCTGCCAAGCGCCGCCGGCGCGCTCCCGCTCTCGACAAGTCTGAGCGGCGCGCGCTTTTGCTGCGTAGCGCAATTCGGGTGTTCGCCCGCCGTGGAATCGGCGGCGCACGTCATGCCGAGATCGCGCGCGAGGCGAAAGTCTCCGTGCCTGCGGTGTTCTTTTATTTCCCAACGCGTAAGGCCCTCGTCGGCGCTGTGCTCGAGGAAGTCGCGCGCTTCTTCACCGCGATGGTCGAGCAGATTCACGATCAGCATCGCCCCGCGCCGGAAATCATCCTGGAGAATTCGCGCGCCTTTGCGGCCACCGTCGAGACACATCCCGACTACACCCGCGTGATGCTCGAATGGAGCACGGCGCTGCGCGATGAGACTTGGCCGCTATACGTGCAGTTCCAGGAAAAGATCGTTGCCATGATCGCGCGCACGATCCGGCGCTGGCGGATGGAAACCAATAGCGATCGCGATCCCGATGCCGAAGACGACGCGCGCATGATCACCGCGACCGGCTACGTGATCGTCCAGATGAAAATGGCCAACCTGCCCGCCTCGCGCATCGAGAAGTTTCTCCAGACTCTCGTGCGCGACACGCTCGGCGAAGCCAAAGCCAGCGCCAGCAACGAAGCTCACTTGACTGAGTTCAATGTGGCCGTCGGATAGCCACTGACTATAGGAGAATCGCAAATGCGTATCGGAGCCTGCATCTTCAACCAGAACTACAATGACTGGGATCGCTACGAAGCCGAGGAAGCGGGCAATTCCGTGCCTCGGAAAGCAACCCTCTCGGACCGCGATATTTTCCATCAGGAAATAAACATCGCGCGTATCGCCGACGAAACGGGTTTCGACGCGGTCTGGACCATCGAGCATCA
This sequence is a window from Candidatus Binataceae bacterium. Protein-coding genes within it:
- a CDS encoding cytochrome P450; translation: MVNDFDLTNLDFFVSGDPHALWKELRVTDPVHWTERRNRRGFWSITKHGDAQRVYRDPLTFSSEGGIVLSFVETPDPNQPRMEFGFGQMMITTDPPRHGRMRQMLNRRFTPKALAPHEPHVRAITTEIIDAVAERGNCDLVVDVAARLPTAVICEMLAVPREDWGLMFELGNMTLGSDDPEYQVDGSAQKTGAQAQRDTFNYFMKLVGERRKNPGDDLVSALVHGEIEGDRLTDVEVLFNCFLLILGGQETTRNALTGGMEALMQRPDDRERLARDASLLPRAIEEILRWTSPITHIMRTATRDVEIRDKTIRKGDRVVLWNPSGNRDEEVFEDPYRFDMTRQPNDHLAFGYGEHFCIGANLARLEMRVMLSELLRRMPDMAPAGPVEKLRSNQLAGIKHLPVTFTPAKAAA
- a CDS encoding SDR family NAD(P)-dependent oxidoreductase; protein product: MKLDGKVAIITGAGSGMGRATARLFAREGAKIAAVDLNEKGAADTVADIEKIGGQAIAIRADVSVEKDAAQMVEATMKRFGPPNVVFNNAGIEGESAYVGKMTAEQFDRVIAINLRGVFLGMKYALPPMVEAGQGGSIINQASIAGLVAVRGGAAYCAAKAGVIAMTRVAALEYARYNIRVNCICPGGIETEMAKRIRRGAEPDPKAVSRISVLGRMGEPEEIANMALFLASNDSSFATGAPFVVDGGWTIS
- a CDS encoding TetR/AcrR family transcriptional regulator; the encoded protein is MAARRPAKRRRRAPALDKSERRALLLRSAIRVFARRGIGGARHAEIAREAKVSVPAVFFYFPTRKALVGAVLEEVARFFTAMVEQIHDQHRPAPEIILENSRAFAATVETHPDYTRVMLEWSTALRDETWPLYVQFQEKIVAMIARTIRRWRMETNSDRDPDAEDDARMITATGYVIVQMKMANLPASRIEKFLQTLVRDTLGEAKASASNEAHLTEFNVAVG